In a single window of the Silurus meridionalis isolate SWU-2019-XX chromosome 8, ASM1480568v1, whole genome shotgun sequence genome:
- the ahsa1b gene encoding LOW QUALITY PROTEIN: activator of 90 kDa heat shock protein ATPase homolog 1b (The sequence of the model RefSeq protein was modified relative to this genomic sequence to represent the inferred CDS: inserted 2 bases in 1 codon), translated as MAKWGEGDPRWIVEERADATNVNNWHWTERDATNWSSEKLKELLVGLQVENDEGKCEITEVSKVEGEASINNRKGKLIXFYEWNLKAKWKGTSKSGIKYKGEIDVPNLSDENDQDDLDISVSLCKDEPDTPLFTLMKKEGAKKVCEALVSYVELLKTEFTQGMILPTANGMTKQPMSQTKIKMDKTQIGSGSTAPPPCTGVKIPTCKFSLKDTFLTSPEELYRAFVNQEMVQAFTHTDATVEAEKGGKFRLLGGNVYGEFQELVPEEKIVMKWRYNTWPSEHYATVTLTFIDKGNETGLKIECRAVPESEEDRTREGWQRYYCQAIKQTFGFGARLC; from the exons ATGGCTAAGTGGGGAGAGGGGGACCCTCGGTGGATCGTGGAAGAACGAGCGGATGCTACGAATGTCAACAATTGGCATTG GACGGAGAGGGATGCTACAAACTGGTCATCGGAGAAGTTGAAAGAGCTGCTGGTGGGCTTGCAAGTAGAAAACGACGAAGGCAAATGCGAAATCACAGAGGTCAGCAAGGTGGAAGGAGAGGCTTCGATCAACAACCGCAAAGGGAAGCTCAT TTTTTACGAGTGGAACTTAAAGGCCAAATGGAAAG GAACATCAAAATCAGGGATCAAATACAAAGGTGAAATTGATGTTCCAAACCTTTCTGACGAAAATGATCAGGATGACCTTGAT ATCAGTGTGTCTCTTTGTAAAGATGAGCCTGACACACCACTCTTTACTCTGATGAAAAAGGAGGGGGCAAAGAAAGTCTGTGAAGCTCTGGTCAGCTACGTTGAGCTTCTCAAAACAG AGTTCACGCAGGGTATGATCTTGCCGACAGCGAACGGCATGACCAAACAGCCCATGTCTCAGACAAAAATTAAAATGGACAAAACCCAG ATTGGCTCAGGCAGCACAGCTCCTCCTCCGTGCACAGGAGTGAAGATTCCTACTTGCAAGTTCTCACTAAAAGACACTTTCCTCACTTCACCAGAGGAGCTTTACAGAGCTTTTGTCAACCAAGAG atggtgcAGGCGTTTACACACACTGATGCCACAGTTGAGGCAGAGAAGGGAGGCAAATTTCGCCTGTTGGGTGGAAATGTATACGGCGAGTTCCAGGAGCTG GTTCCCGAGGAGAAGATAGTCATGAAATGGAGGTACAACACGTGGCCAAGCG AGCACTATGCGACAGTGACGCTGACCTTCATAGACAAGGGCAACGAGACGGGGCTGAAGATCGAGTGTCGAGCAGTGCCAGAGAGCGAAGAGGATCGTACCCGAGAAGGCTGGCAGAGGTACTACTGCCAAGCCATCAAACAGACATTTGGCTTCGGTGCACGACTCTGCTGA
- the LOC124390567 gene encoding dr1-associated corepressor isoform X1 produces the protein MPGQKRKYNVRFPPGRIKKIMQKDTEVGRMATAVPVIISKALEMFLISLLTKTSLITQSKNSRVMSISHMKQCIESEKLFDFLKELAEQASGSSAAKESKAKGKCLGHRKKWHNKSIKTKSPEKDELPRGII, from the exons ATGCCTGGACAGAAAAGAAAGTACAACGTTCGTTTCCCACCC GGTCGCATTAAGAAAATCATGCAGAAAGACACGGAGGTGGGCAGGATGGCCACTGCTGTTCCGGTGATCATCT CTAAAGCTCTGGAAATGTTCTTGATCTCATTGCTCACCAAGACCAGCTTAATCACACAGTCCAAGAACAGCAGAGTCATGTCTATTAGTCACAT GAAACAATGCATTGAGTCGGAGAAGCTGTTCGACTTCCTGAAGGAGCTTGCGGAACAGGCCTCCGGCTCGTCAGCAGCGAAAGAGAGCAAAGCCAAGGGGAAGTGTCTGGGGCACAG AAAGAAGTGGCACAACAAGTCCATCAAAACCAAATCACCAGAGAAGGATGAGCTGCCTAGAGGCATAATATAG
- the LOC124390567 gene encoding dr1-associated corepressor isoform X2 has product MPGQKRKYNVRFPPGRIKKIMQKDTEVGRMATAVPVIISKALEMFLISLLTKTSLITQSKNSRVMSISHMKQCIESEKLFDFLKELAEQASGSSAAKESKAKGKCLGHRSGTTSPSKPNHQRRMSCLEA; this is encoded by the exons ATGCCTGGACAGAAAAGAAAGTACAACGTTCGTTTCCCACCC GGTCGCATTAAGAAAATCATGCAGAAAGACACGGAGGTGGGCAGGATGGCCACTGCTGTTCCGGTGATCATCT CTAAAGCTCTGGAAATGTTCTTGATCTCATTGCTCACCAAGACCAGCTTAATCACACAGTCCAAGAACAGCAGAGTCATGTCTATTAGTCACAT GAAACAATGCATTGAGTCGGAGAAGCTGTTCGACTTCCTGAAGGAGCTTGCGGAACAGGCCTCCGGCTCGTCAGCAGCGAAAGAGAGCAAAGCCAAGGGGAAGTGTCTGGGGCACAG AAGTGGCACAACAAGTCCATCAAAACCAAATCACCAGAGAAGGATGAGCTGCCTAGAGGCATAA
- the LOC124390567 gene encoding dr1-associated corepressor isoform X3, translating into MPGQKRKYNVRFPPGRIKKIMQKDTEVGRMATAVPVIISKALEMFLISLLTKTSLITQSKNSRVMSISHMKQCIESEKLFDFLKELAEQASGSSAAKESKAKGKCLGHSVAA; encoded by the exons ATGCCTGGACAGAAAAGAAAGTACAACGTTCGTTTCCCACCC GGTCGCATTAAGAAAATCATGCAGAAAGACACGGAGGTGGGCAGGATGGCCACTGCTGTTCCGGTGATCATCT CTAAAGCTCTGGAAATGTTCTTGATCTCATTGCTCACCAAGACCAGCTTAATCACACAGTCCAAGAACAGCAGAGTCATGTCTATTAGTCACAT GAAACAATGCATTGAGTCGGAGAAGCTGTTCGACTTCCTGAAGGAGCTTGCGGAACAGGCCTCCGGCTCGTCAGCAGCGAAAGAGAGCAAAGCCAAGGGGAAGTGTCTGGGGCACAG TGTTGCCgcataa